The proteins below come from a single Chloroflexota bacterium genomic window:
- a CDS encoding winged helix-turn-helix transcriptional regulator, which translates to MSLGFQSLGKVSPSVVQILRNKNLATKFQILVEVAANQPNLQQRDIARKLDVTSQAISEYIKELIKEGWLATDGRSRYRVTKEGTDWVIRTFRDLRDYSTFVGKAINNITVCTAVAGHDLAQGQAVGLEMRDGILYATEETGKQAKGKAVTAAKKGEDVGVSNIEGIVELAIGKITILRVPGIQRGGSGRVDLDRLEKEVVSRKESLGAIGIEAITALRRIGIEPRYLYGVAEAAIEAARSGLSFAIVCTEADAPQLLTQVTGANLDYEILDLRES; encoded by the coding sequence CTGAGTTTGGGATTTCAATCCCTGGGAAAGGTATCTCCGTCAGTGGTTCAAATATTACGAAACAAGAATCTAGCCACTAAGTTCCAGATACTGGTCGAAGTGGCGGCAAACCAGCCTAACCTGCAGCAGAGGGATATCGCCAGGAAACTGGATGTGACCTCGCAGGCAATCTCGGAGTATATCAAAGAGCTGATAAAGGAGGGCTGGCTAGCGACAGATGGGCGGTCCAGGTATAGGGTGACCAAGGAGGGCACCGACTGGGTTATAAGGACCTTCAGAGACCTGCGAGACTATTCCACTTTCGTAGGAAAGGCGATAAATAATATCACTGTGTGCACTGCGGTGGCAGGCCATGACCTTGCCCAAGGTCAAGCAGTAGGATTGGAAATGAGGGATGGCATACTCTACGCCACTGAAGAAACTGGGAAACAAGCAAAGGGGAAAGCAGTTACCGCCGCCAAGAAGGGTGAGGATGTAGGCGTATCTAATATAGAAGGCATAGTCGAACTGGCGATTGGGAAGATAACGATCCTCAGGGTTCCCGGAATTCAGAGAGGCGGTTCTGGGAGAGTTGATCTCGACAGGCTGGAAAAGGAAGTAGTTAGCAGGAAAGAATCGCTGGGCGCCATAGGCATCGAAGCCATCACAGCTCTGCGACGCATAGGCATTGAACCTCGCTATCTCTATGGGGTAGCCGAGGCGGCTATCGAGGCAGCGCGCTCTGGACTGTCCTTTGCGATAGTCTGCACTGAAGCAGACGCGCCACAACTGCTGACGCAGGTGACGGGTGCAAATCTCGATTACGAGATACTGGATCTCCGGGAAAGTTAG
- a CDS encoding 4Fe-4S dicluster domain-containing protein, whose translation MKLWRKPFDQAEKAIRPPKIIIDKDRCKGCEYCVKFCPTGALDMSQETNTKGYLLPRAADTSKCVGCGLCEAICPDFAIFLTPTSGEE comes from the coding sequence ATGAAGTTGTGGAGAAAGCCCTTTGACCAAGCGGAAAAGGCTATCAGGCCACCCAAGATTATCATTGATAAGGACCGATGCAAGGGCTGCGAATACTGTGTGAAGTTCTGCCCGACGGGGGCCCTAGACATGAGCCAGGAGACAAACACCAAAGGGTATTTGCTACCCCGAGCAGCGGATACGAGCAAGTGCGTAGGCTGCGGGCTATGCGAGGCCATTTGCCCGGATTTCGCCATCTTCCTGACCCCAACGAGCGGAGAGGAGTAA
- a CDS encoding 2-oxoacid:acceptor oxidoreductase subunit alpha: MSDDGILEGEFFMNGDEACAEGGISAGCRFFAGYPITPATEVAERMSLRLPQIGGIYIQMEDELASMNAVLGASWAGVKAMTSTSGPGFSLMMENIGLGVMLETPCVVVDVQRAGPSTGLPTLVGQGDMMQAKWGSHGVYELIAVVPSSPQEMFDLTITAFNLSEKYRVPVLIMADEAVGHMSEKVVMRQIAPQELIERRRPTVPPGQYLPYETDSDLVPAMAIAGEGYRFHVTGLTHDERGYPAMTAEAQDRLVRRLVDKIRVNRNDIIRLEEVETQDADVVVCAYGITARVARSAVQQARDEGIRAGLLRMITIWPFAEDRIRELARQVKVFVVPEINYGQIVLEVERCAGGMAKTLLLPHMGGGVHRPGTILEAIRKATQ, from the coding sequence ATGTCTGATGACGGCATCCTCGAAGGCGAGTTTTTCATGAATGGTGATGAGGCCTGCGCTGAAGGGGGTATAAGCGCGGGCTGTCGCTTTTTTGCTGGCTATCCAATAACACCAGCCACCGAGGTGGCCGAGAGAATGAGCCTGCGGCTCCCTCAAATCGGAGGCATCTATATTCAGATGGAGGATGAGCTGGCCTCCATGAACGCTGTGCTCGGAGCATCCTGGGCAGGGGTGAAGGCGATGACCTCTACCTCCGGTCCCGGATTCAGTCTAATGATGGAGAACATCGGTCTGGGAGTGATGCTGGAGACTCCTTGCGTAGTGGTTGATGTGCAGCGAGCTGGGCCATCCACCGGCCTGCCGACACTGGTAGGACAGGGCGATATGATGCAGGCCAAATGGGGCTCGCACGGAGTTTATGAACTCATCGCCGTTGTTCCCAGTTCTCCTCAAGAGATGTTCGATTTGACTATCACGGCCTTTAACCTTTCGGAGAAATACCGTGTTCCCGTGCTGATCATGGCTGATGAGGCTGTGGGTCATATGAGTGAGAAGGTGGTAATGCGGCAGATAGCACCGCAGGAACTGATAGAGCGACGTCGGCCCACAGTGCCACCTGGACAGTATTTGCCTTACGAGACTGACAGCGATCTTGTACCCGCCATGGCCATAGCTGGTGAGGGATACCGTTTCCATGTTACTGGACTAACTCATGACGAGAGGGGTTACCCTGCGATGACCGCCGAGGCACAGGATCGGCTGGTGCGACGACTGGTGGATAAGATCAGGGTCAATAGAAACGATATCATACGATTGGAGGAGGTTGAGACGCAGGATGCAGATGTTGTAGTGTGCGCTTATGGAATCACTGCCCGGGTTGCCCGCAGTGCGGTGCAGCAGGCCCGGGATGAGGGCATACGGGCCGGCCTGCTGCGGATGATAACGATCTGGCCTTTTGCTGAAGATCGCATCAGAGAACTAGCACGGCAGGTGAAGGTCTTTGTGGTTCCTGAGATAAACTACGGGCAGATTGTTCTGGAGGTAGAGCGGTGTGCTGGTGGTATGGCTAAAACACTACTTCTGCCTCATATGGGGGGCGGCGTACATCGCCCGGGGACCATCCTAGAGGCAATCAGGAAGGCAACGCAGTGA
- a CDS encoding 2-oxoacid:ferredoxin oxidoreductase subunit beta, translating to MERMPHIWCAGCGIGSAVSCFVKAINRAKLDADKIAVVSGIGCTGRVAGYVRLDSFHTTHGRALPFATGLKLGNPELKVVVFSGDGDLVAIGGNHLIHSARRNIDMTVICINNFNYGMTGGQLGPTTPLDARSSTSPYGNFDPPFNLPYLMSASGATYVARWTVIHLRQMERSIAEALVKPGFSFIEVLAPCPTLYGRMNKMGQGIVELRSYQERCVVRNGADPREADIGLSGPIVVGKFVDVNRPTFWDYCTKVLNKAQKKR from the coding sequence ATGGAGCGGATGCCCCACATCTGGTGTGCCGGCTGCGGCATTGGATCGGCAGTGTCATGCTTTGTAAAGGCTATCAACCGCGCCAAGCTGGATGCGGACAAGATAGCCGTAGTTTCGGGGATAGGCTGTACTGGTAGGGTGGCAGGATATGTCAGATTGGACTCTTTTCACACCACCCACGGGAGGGCTCTCCCCTTCGCCACGGGCTTGAAGTTAGGCAACCCCGAGCTGAAAGTGGTGGTCTTTTCGGGCGACGGCGATCTGGTAGCCATTGGAGGCAATCACCTCATCCACTCTGCTCGCCGCAACATCGACATGACAGTTATTTGCATCAACAACTTCAACTACGGCATGACTGGGGGGCAATTAGGCCCGACGACCCCGCTGGACGCCCGCAGTTCTACCTCCCCCTACGGCAATTTCGACCCACCGTTCAATCTCCCCTACCTTATGTCAGCCAGCGGCGCCACCTATGTTGCCCGCTGGACGGTAATACACCTGCGCCAGATGGAAAGATCCATTGCTGAGGCCCTGGTCAAGCCCGGATTCAGCTTCATCGAGGTGCTGGCACCATGTCCCACGCTGTACGGGCGGATGAATAAGATGGGCCAGGGGATAGTTGAACTGCGCTCGTACCAGGAAAGGTGTGTGGTCCGAAACGGCGCGGACCCCAGGGAGGCAGACATCGGCCTTAGTGGCCCTATTGTGGTGGGCAAGTTTGTAGATGTGAACCGCCCTACTTTCTGGGACTACTGCACAAAGGTGCTCAATAAGGCTCAGAAGAAGCGATAG
- a CDS encoding pyruvate ferredoxin oxidoreductase, translating into MRREIRIAGFGGQGVVLSGAILGKAASIYDKGFATLTQSYGPEARGGACTAEVVISREPIDYPYVICPQVVVILAQEAYNKYGHNLPEETLVIIDPDLVTLDPSKNPKPLAIPAARLAREMGRAVVANIIVLGFLAAVSDLVSKEALRKAVLASVPEGTGDFNLKAFDLGYTYGLEHGGRGGDTAS; encoded by the coding sequence ATCAGGAGAGAGATACGAATAGCGGGATTTGGTGGACAGGGTGTTGTTCTGTCTGGGGCGATCTTGGGCAAAGCCGCGTCTATCTACGATAAGGGCTTTGCCACCTTGACCCAGAGCTACGGGCCGGAGGCTCGAGGCGGGGCCTGCACTGCAGAAGTAGTGATCTCTCGGGAACCTATAGACTACCCCTACGTAATATGCCCACAAGTGGTCGTCATCCTGGCTCAGGAGGCTTACAACAAATACGGGCATAATCTCCCTGAAGAAACCCTGGTTATCATAGACCCTGACCTGGTAACCCTTGACCCCTCCAAGAATCCCAAACCCCTGGCCATACCAGCTGCACGCCTGGCGCGAGAGATGGGCCGGGCAGTAGTAGCCAATATCATAGTGCTAGGCTTTCTGGCCGCTGTGAGCGACCTAGTTTCCAAGGAGGCCCTACGGAAGGCAGTACTGGCCTCCGTGCCTGAGGGGACAGGGGACTTCAATCTCAAGGCCTTCGACCTTGGCTACACCTATGGATTGGAGCATGGTGGACGGGGTGGTGACACAGCCAGCTAA
- a CDS encoding FAD-binding protein, translated as MATPMDWSMVDGVVTQPAKRVAIVGGGVEAAQCALTLAQLRVEVTVITPFVELGPDSPVVQSITPQDWARIRPLLLRTACHPLVSLHTNCKVESISGRRGVLTIKATRDPRYVRQELCTSCGCCTEACSVRVPLVRGDHELTQNAIHAPLLGVNAVPSAYSIDKKGIAPCTAACPLGINVTGFVSLLAKGKVDKALRLINEAAPLAGVLGRVCTHACEDSCKRAEIDAPVFIQALHRYAADHAQGIHYTRKAPAGSRKDKIAIVGSGPAGLAAAWELARRGYSPVVFESHAVVGGMLAEGIPRFRLPREVREREVKAIQEMGVEIRTGVTIGRDLTLADLKERGYRAFFLAIGAQRNRKLNIPGEELEGVVDSISLLFALNLKVGTSVGRNMVVIGGGNTAVDSARAARRRGRRKVTILYRRTAEEMTAVKEDIEEALDEGITIEYLTAPVEILGDGHSVTGIRCQRMKLGEMEADGRRKAVPIAGSEFMIDADHVVVAIGQQPDSDQLNEKDLQVNSENATIQVDPVTLETSLPGVFAGGDCVSGPNRVAEAMAAGLRAAESIDRYLRGRSLRKGRTLEKPQPVEVDVAERYASPDERAKMPFIPRSQIMGTYEETSMGLPAEAAEQEARRCLDCPLCSGCMECAEACELGAVFHGDSVRKLEIAADAVINFASGDGDSGRKIAGHKASKADAVSLGGPIIYTVQSQNEDSLGSRLTHASAIALQVATRLNLSQDKCQAKAQAGESLEAELQGFTPEAVLRELEKPRTGVVLCRCGDSISSVIDFAETSRRVLELPGVCTVQQVSQACTEKGAQQIAEHAGAWQLGRVVLAACRCCNQEQMCLSCTDRRVMCRQYLEQSLALPAGTGFEFVNIREQCAWVHQNDPAGATRNAIEMILAAVTRPARPLPVIGERRPVEKSVLVIGAGLSGLAAAKHLAEQGYSVTLVCGPNERKGGPQHKGEYLNKRTNLLRELREKEIQPRTCPEVLDISGSPGKYEAVLIYASDRETVSTGAIIVFPGETWNETSHDLSPIPAESLIGRIFRHANRFGTSKAAERHSVRSVIYGGTTGVFIASSEARSADEHIINGQAMAAMAWAYLAQDRISPRSTAVVIDSKLCRGCGDCTTVCPYIEIRRYGNGAACAYVDPALCFGCGACIARCPTGAIVQPIEGEQQITSMLQTLLGKVKVACEVG; from the coding sequence TTGGCTACACCTATGGATTGGAGCATGGTGGACGGGGTGGTGACACAGCCAGCTAAGAGAGTGGCTATAGTAGGTGGTGGGGTGGAAGCGGCACAATGTGCCCTCACTCTGGCCCAGTTGCGTGTAGAAGTCACTGTGATCACGCCCTTTGTTGAGCTGGGTCCAGATTCTCCTGTTGTACAAAGTATAACCCCCCAGGACTGGGCACGCATCCGACCTTTGCTGCTGCGCACAGCATGTCATCCTTTGGTGAGCTTGCACACTAATTGCAAGGTCGAAAGTATTTCAGGGAGGCGAGGGGTATTGACTATAAAAGCAACCAGAGACCCTCGCTACGTGCGCCAGGAGCTATGTACAAGCTGCGGCTGCTGCACAGAGGCATGCTCAGTCCGGGTGCCCCTAGTGCGGGGCGATCATGAATTGACTCAGAATGCCATCCACGCCCCTCTGCTTGGCGTGAACGCGGTGCCCTCTGCCTATTCCATAGATAAGAAAGGGATTGCGCCTTGCACGGCAGCATGTCCTCTTGGCATCAACGTGACGGGCTTTGTGTCTCTACTGGCCAAAGGAAAAGTAGATAAGGCGCTCAGATTGATCAACGAGGCAGCACCCCTGGCTGGCGTGCTAGGACGCGTGTGCACTCACGCTTGCGAGGATAGCTGCAAGCGAGCCGAAATCGATGCACCGGTATTCATTCAAGCCTTGCACCGCTACGCTGCCGATCATGCCCAAGGCATTCATTACACCCGCAAGGCTCCAGCCGGATCCAGAAAAGACAAAATAGCCATCGTAGGAAGTGGTCCTGCTGGTCTGGCCGCCGCCTGGGAACTAGCACGCCGCGGTTATTCCCCCGTCGTCTTCGAGTCACATGCTGTGGTGGGTGGAATGCTGGCCGAGGGTATTCCCAGGTTTCGCCTTCCCCGAGAGGTACGGGAGAGGGAAGTGAAGGCTATCCAGGAGATGGGCGTAGAAATAAGAACCGGAGTAACCATAGGCCGTGATCTGACCCTCGCTGACCTGAAGGAACGGGGGTATCGGGCCTTCTTTCTGGCTATAGGTGCCCAGCGGAACAGGAAACTGAACATCCCCGGTGAAGAGCTTGAGGGCGTGGTGGACAGCATTTCGCTGCTATTTGCCCTGAACCTGAAAGTGGGTACCTCGGTAGGCCGAAACATGGTGGTTATCGGTGGTGGCAACACTGCGGTGGACTCTGCTCGGGCGGCGAGGCGAAGGGGCAGGCGCAAGGTGACTATTCTCTACCGTCGTACCGCCGAGGAGATGACGGCAGTAAAAGAGGACATAGAAGAAGCCCTGGATGAAGGCATAACGATAGAATATCTCACTGCGCCTGTAGAGATCCTGGGCGACGGGCATAGTGTAACGGGAATACGCTGCCAGCGGATGAAGCTGGGTGAAATGGAAGCGGACGGCCGCCGCAAAGCCGTGCCAATAGCAGGCTCAGAGTTTATGATCGACGCCGACCACGTGGTAGTAGCCATAGGTCAGCAACCTGATTCAGATCAACTGAACGAGAAAGACCTTCAAGTCAATAGTGAGAATGCCACAATACAAGTGGACCCAGTTACCCTGGAGACTAGCTTGCCCGGTGTCTTCGCCGGCGGTGATTGCGTTAGCGGGCCCAACCGTGTGGCCGAGGCTATGGCGGCTGGGCTGCGGGCAGCGGAGTCAATAGATCGCTATCTGAGAGGACGCAGTCTCAGAAAGGGGCGGACGCTCGAAAAGCCTCAGCCGGTCGAGGTCGATGTCGCTGAGCGATATGCCTCTCCTGATGAGCGGGCCAAGATGCCCTTTATCCCACGCTCGCAAATAATGGGAACCTATGAGGAAACCAGCATGGGTCTGCCAGCTGAGGCAGCAGAGCAGGAGGCAAGGCGATGCCTAGACTGCCCTTTGTGCAGCGGCTGCATGGAGTGCGCAGAGGCCTGCGAGCTAGGAGCGGTCTTTCACGGTGACTCTGTTCGAAAGCTCGAGATAGCGGCAGACGCGGTAATAAATTTTGCTTCAGGTGATGGGGACTCAGGCAGAAAGATAGCCGGGCACAAGGCTAGTAAAGCAGATGCCGTATCTTTGGGAGGGCCGATTATCTATACAGTACAATCGCAGAACGAGGACAGTCTGGGCAGCCGATTGACACATGCCTCTGCCATCGCCTTACAGGTGGCTACAAGGCTGAACCTGAGTCAGGATAAGTGCCAGGCCAAGGCACAAGCCGGAGAAAGTCTGGAAGCCGAGCTTCAGGGGTTTACACCAGAGGCAGTGCTGAGAGAGTTGGAGAAACCTCGCACTGGGGTGGTGCTGTGTCGCTGCGGTGATAGCATCAGCTCTGTGATAGACTTTGCGGAAACAAGCCGGAGGGTGCTTGAGCTGCCGGGAGTATGCACTGTTCAGCAAGTATCCCAGGCCTGTACCGAAAAAGGTGCGCAACAGATTGCAGAGCACGCTGGTGCCTGGCAGTTAGGGCGTGTGGTGTTGGCAGCTTGCCGATGCTGTAATCAGGAACAGATGTGCCTTAGCTGCACCGACAGGCGGGTAATGTGCCGACAATATCTGGAGCAAAGCCTCGCTCTACCCGCCGGCACGGGTTTCGAGTTCGTAAATATTCGCGAGCAATGCGCCTGGGTTCATCAAAACGACCCGGCCGGCGCAACGCGCAACGCCATAGAGATGATTCTGGCAGCAGTTACCCGGCCCGCGAGGCCTTTGCCAGTAATTGGCGAGAGACGCCCTGTGGAGAAAAGCGTGTTAGTGATAGGTGCTGGACTGAGTGGCTTGGCAGCGGCCAAGCATCTGGCAGAACAGGGTTATTCTGTAACCCTCGTGTGCGGGCCCAACGAAAGAAAAGGTGGGCCACAGCACAAGGGGGAATATCTTAACAAAAGGACAAACTTACTGAGAGAGCTTCGAGAGAAGGAAATACAACCCAGAACCTGCCCAGAGGTTCTGGACATCAGCGGTTCGCCAGGGAAGTATGAGGCGGTGTTGATCTACGCTTCAGACAGAGAGACTGTGAGCACCGGCGCAATCATAGTGTTTCCCGGCGAGACGTGGAACGAGACCTCTCATGACCTCAGTCCCATCCCAGCAGAAAGCCTCATAGGCCGTATTTTCAGACACGCAAACCGCTTCGGTACTTCGAAGGCTGCAGAACGCCATTCCGTTCGAAGTGTCATTTATGGAGGGACCACAGGGGTATTCATTGCATCCTCGGAAGCAAGATCCGCCGATGAGCATATCATTAATGGCCAGGCGATGGCTGCCATGGCCTGGGCCTATCTGGCCCAAGACAGGATAAGCCCGCGATCCACGGCGGTGGTTATTGATAGCAAGTTGTGTCGCGGGTGTGGTGACTGTACTACCGTATGTCCTTATATAGAGATCAGGCGCTACGGTAATGGCGCTGCCTGCGCCTATGTTGATCCGGCGTTATGCTTTGGCTGCGGGGCGTGTATTGCCCGTTGTCCCACAGGTGCTATTGTCCAGCCTATTGAGGGCGAACAGCAGATAACTTCTATGCTTCAGACCCTTCTAGGCAAGGTCAAGGTTGCTTGTGAGGTAGGATGA
- a CDS encoding hydrogenase iron-sulfur subunit gives MMESADVVVFTCNWDGLSCVEAAAQGRLCYPTSVRIVRVSCLSRVHLGLVLRAFELGADGVMLTGCEPGECHYDIDPKYIDQEYEKARALLRLMGLGAERLALARLRRGDGAEFTEQVNRFVSQLSHLWPPAAVAAVGEKQAKLPSPWDFRTEG, from the coding sequence ATGATGGAGTCGGCAGATGTAGTGGTCTTCACCTGCAACTGGGATGGCCTGAGCTGTGTTGAGGCAGCGGCACAGGGAAGGCTTTGCTATCCTACGTCAGTGAGAATCGTGAGAGTGAGCTGTCTCTCCAGAGTGCATCTGGGGTTGGTGCTCAGGGCATTTGAACTCGGCGCCGATGGGGTGATGCTAACGGGTTGCGAGCCTGGCGAATGTCATTATGATATCGACCCGAAGTACATCGACCAGGAATATGAAAAGGCAAGAGCGCTTCTGAGGCTCATGGGGTTGGGAGCTGAGAGACTAGCGCTGGCTCGCTTGCGCCGTGGCGACGGAGCAGAGTTCACTGAACAGGTGAATAGGTTTGTTTCGCAGCTAAGCCACTTGTGGCCTCCTGCTGCCGTAGCAGCGGTAGGCGAGAAGCAAGCCAAACTGCCTTCGCCCTGGGATTTTCGCACCGAAGGCTAA
- a CDS encoding (Fe-S)-binding protein, which yields MFDVDREIQDARVRLCLDCGKCTVVCPVAQYDPDFNPRLIAQRRLGRRKNNSSQDATIWSCLSCHLCVERCNYRVAFPEFISALRWEARSAGYEVKCSHGGALQALMHMMARKELRQDRLGWLPQEISLSSDCDTLFFVGCAPYFDAIFSNLGLSSLESVKAALKLLNRAQVPFKLLDNERCCGRDLLLQGDRDGFLGVARANMEEFARHNVRKIITSCPECYYTLKVDWPKFLGDMGIQVWHLMEVMAPLVQKGSLKLGKLGNRITYHDPCTLGRCSGLYDEPRNVLRAVGGLELAEMEQSREKSLCCGASPWSHCGAVNRRVQERLLAQAKATGAELLVTACPKCQIHLKCAQKAGDAKIPQLDIKDMATVLVQSLD from the coding sequence GTGTTCGACGTAGACCGGGAGATACAGGATGCGAGAGTGCGCTTGTGCCTCGACTGCGGCAAGTGTACCGTTGTCTGTCCGGTTGCCCAGTACGACCCAGATTTCAACCCTCGCCTGATAGCACAGAGAAGGCTGGGGCGGCGCAAGAACAACAGTTCGCAAGATGCGACAATCTGGTCCTGCCTTAGTTGCCACCTGTGCGTGGAGCGCTGCAATTACCGCGTGGCTTTCCCCGAGTTCATTAGCGCTTTGAGGTGGGAGGCACGGAGCGCAGGATATGAGGTCAAGTGCAGCCACGGCGGGGCGCTCCAGGCACTGATGCACATGATGGCGCGCAAGGAGCTGCGCCAAGATCGTCTGGGCTGGCTGCCGCAAGAGATCAGTTTATCGAGTGACTGCGACACGCTGTTCTTTGTCGGCTGTGCCCCATACTTCGATGCTATCTTCAGTAACCTTGGTCTGAGTTCGCTGGAAAGTGTGAAAGCAGCACTGAAACTGTTGAACCGCGCCCAAGTGCCCTTTAAGCTACTGGACAACGAACGTTGCTGTGGGCGCGATCTTCTTCTCCAGGGGGACAGAGACGGATTCTTGGGAGTGGCACGAGCCAACATGGAGGAGTTCGCCCGCCATAATGTCAGGAAGATTATCACTAGCTGCCCCGAATGCTACTACACACTGAAAGTGGACTGGCCAAAGTTTCTGGGGGACATGGGAATTCAGGTCTGGCATCTGATGGAGGTTATGGCACCCCTGGTGCAGAAAGGCAGCCTGAAGCTGGGGAAGCTCGGCAATCGAATCACCTATCACGACCCCTGCACGCTGGGAAGGTGCAGCGGCCTATATGACGAACCGCGCAACGTTCTGAGGGCTGTGGGTGGGCTGGAACTGGCCGAGATGGAGCAAAGCCGCGAGAAATCCCTGTGCTGTGGGGCCAGCCCCTGGTCGCACTGCGGCGCAGTCAACCGGCGGGTACAAGAGCGGCTACTGGCTCAGGCGAAGGCCACCGGCGCGGAGCTACTGGTGACCGCTTGCCCCAAATGCCAGATACATCTGAAGTGTGCTCAGAAGGCTGGCGACGCAAAGATTCCTCAGCTTGACATCAAGGATATGGCTACTGTATTGGTTCAGTCACTTGACTAG